The Salminus brasiliensis chromosome 22, fSalBra1.hap2, whole genome shotgun sequence genomic interval tctgagctcaacagtagcgacgCTGGGTTTACATCGCTAAATAAAAGCACTTTTACGTCACAAGGctcagtaaagagagagagacctagagCAGGAAGTTAGGCccaaacttggtaagatgattAATTTGCGTTAAGAGATTAatgcattaacacacacattatatatacatattgacacacacatatatacatacatacatatacacatacacacaataggggaaaaaagtatttagtcaccaattgtgcaagttctcccacttaaaaagataagagaggcctgtaattgacatcataggtagatctaaactatgagagacaaaatgagaaaaagaattctgaaaatcacattgtctgatttttaaagaatttatttgcaaataatggtagaaaataagtatttggtcacctacaaacaagcaagatttctggctgtcacagacctgtaacttcttctttaagaggcttctctgtcctccactcattacctgtattaatggcacctgtttgaactggttaacagtataaaaggtaaaggtgcacgtatttgtcactgtacagcgaaatgtgtataaaagacacctgcccacaacctcaaacagtcacactccaaactccactatggtgaagaccaaagagctgtcgaaggacaccagaaacagaactgtagacctgcaccaggctgggaagactgaatctgcaataggcaagcaaatctactgtgggagcaataatcagaaaatgggagacctacaagaccaccgctaatctccctcgatcaggggctccacgcaagatctcagcccgtggggtcaaaatgatcacaagaacggtgagcaaaaatcccagaaccacacgggaggacctagtgaatgacctgcagaaagctggaccaacgttacaaaggcgtTACCTTCAGTAACACACTTCCCCTGCTtgagccagtacatatccgggcacgtctgaagtttggattgtttggaggagtattgggagaatgtcttaaggtcagatgaaaccaaagtagaactgtttggtacaaacacaacttgttGCATctaaagaacaccataccaactgtgaagcatgggggtggcaacatcatgctttggggctgtttctctgcaaagggactaggacgactggtccgtgtacatgaaagaatgaatgggggcatgtattgtgagattttgagtgcaaacctccttccaccagcaagggcattgaagatgaaacgtggctgggtctttcagcatgacaatgatcccaagcacactgccagggcaacaaaggagtggcttcgtaagaagcatttcaaggtcctggagtggtctagccagtctccagatctcaactccgtagaaaacctttggagggagttggaagtctgtgttgcccgccgacagccccaaaacatcactgctctagaggagatctgcatggaggaatgggccaacataccagcagcggtgtgtgccaaccttgtgaagacctacagaaaacgtttgacctctgtcattgccaacaaaggatatataacaaagtattgagatgaacttttgttattgaccaaatacttattttcctccattatttgcaaataaattctttaaaattcagagaatttttttttttttttctcattttgtctctcatagttgagatctacctatgatgtcaattacagcctcatctttttaagtgggagaacttgcacaattggtgactgactaaatacttttttttttccccactgtatgtacacacacacctcctttcttacagtatcacagtattAAATATCAGCAAGTTCTTTCCTATAAACATCCCTAAACtacagataaataataataataataaagcggatgtaaaggttctttacacacttATTCCTCATGTCTCGCAAAAatggttctcctatggcatcaCACAAAGAAGCCTttctagcacctttatttttatgtcaGTTATTtaacaaacaagcaaataaaataaacagctCTCTTAGCCCTCATTAAACAGACGTAATAAGTGGCGAGCAGCGTCCCAAACTCAGGTAAACACAATTAAAATTTATTTAACTTTGGTCAAAAATAATCAAACAAGTGTACACTTCCACAATGttagcatcatcatcattttttaaCAAGGAAGAAGGCCAGAGAGAGTGCGTCCCTTTGACCTGACCGTTCCCGAATGTATAGAGCGTCACAATCAGCTATACAACTTTGTACTTTTTCAACCGTTCAGTTAagtttgtcatttttttcccctccttttaATTTATATTTCTTAAATTTTACTTCTTGGATCACAAGGTTTTGTCGCTGCCTGTCAAAATGTAGCAGCGCACGATCCGCACGTCTTGTCTCCGATAAACCGATGCCTTGACACGAGACTAAGGTTTTGATTTTACACACAAAAGTTAAGTCTTACAGTCTTGCTGTGTTTACTCAGCAACCTGCGCGGGTCCTGGGCCTCAAATCAGCACACGGGCCGCTCCGCATCTGACTTCCAGATCTGACTGGAGAAAAAGCTTTAGAAGAGGCACTCGACTCCGCTTTGATGGATCAGGGTTTTGAAAGCGTTTTACGTTTCTCGTCACTGACCACTTGATTAGTGTCCGAACACGAAGCCACACATACTGTAGCAGCAAGTACGTACAGTCACTGTCCCGCAAACAAACGTGCATCTCcattttggtcttttttttttttttcctttttgacaCATTAGGAATCAAgaaacagttgttctttacattgtatccaaATCTCaccatgaatggaccaatagaaatgctcctaattgacttccattgaaagttcagctgttatttttttctcctcctgtaaAATCGCAATTTTTCGGTTTGGAGATGCAGGATTTTTGCCCAACAGCGACACGATATGCAACGATGGACTGGAGTAATGCATTAACGCATAGGGAACGATGGGAATAAGGATTGTGGGTAAAGACTGGTGATGAGGGTGTGGCGTTGGGGGTTGTGTTAACGAtagcatttaatatttaatggtTACTATAGAGAATCAGTATGGGATTCCCCGCTATAGTCATACAGAGAGATTTAAGGCTGCAGCATCCCTTTTCAAAAACAGATATACGCCCAAAGCTGGACTTTGGAGGGTCGACGGCAATACTGACACTTAAAATGGCCAAATGTCCTCAATTGTACAGTGCAGCAACTGCAGCTTCAAGTAGTACTATACAGAATCGTTTCCGAACCAGCTGCTTACGGAGGCACTTCCACCTCAGGATCAGGGTAAAGCTCAGCATTCTTGCTTGGAGGGGTTCTGCCTCGCCAGACAGTGGCCCCTTGGCGTTCCTGCCTCACAGGCTCACAGGAAAGTGGGCGACTGCGAACCACAGAAGCAAGGAGAGTCTTCTCTGCCGAGGTCCGGGGGAATGCAGCAGCGTCGATTTAGCCACACGTTTTAGGCGGATCTCCTCCCCTTTAAGCAGCTGGCTTAGAGATCAGCAGGATgacttcacatttcattacTGGCGCGCTCCAAACCCACTTAGCGCAGATTACATGCAAATACAGAAGAAAAAATctaactaacaaaaaaaacaaaaccaaaaaaaaagtcattaaaaagagaaaaataataataatactcaaATAAACCTCATACATACCTGCTCGTAATGTAAAAAACGCTTCCTCTTTGTAgttttgttacttttattaAGTGGTTTTGACACCAGACGGTGtggttatatgtatatatatttatatagacaCAGTCAGTGAGTAGATGTTACTATTCATGAGAAATCAAacgaaaaacaaaacaaaaacgaaGAAACGAAGATCTGCAATCTGTCCACTGACCAAAATGGAGACCTGTGGTTAAGTGCTTAAAAGGTAAAACACCCAGGCCTGGGATTGAGGCCAAGGGGAGGAATGTTGACGGGCATTgacaagccccccccccccaaatataaacccaaaaaaaaaaaaaaaaaagcccagaaaGCCCAGGGCTCCCAGGCGACAGACAGATTATGGTGGTTCTGACAAAGAGGAGACAATGGGACGCTCGTTTCCTTGGGTCTTCAACGGTCTTGGTCGACAAAAACAaactaaccaaaaaaaaaaaaaaaaaaaaaactaaggctcagactgaaaaaaagaacagaaaagacTGATCGAAGACGTTGGTGACCGCTGAAAGGTTGATTTGGCCTCTGTGTTGAGTGCTGCTTGTTGATTCTGCTCGGcggggctgtggtggtggtggtggggaggtgGATAAGGGTGGGTGGTGTTGGCCTTCTCCTGGTTTTTGAAGGGgcaattttgacatttttttacttaatgttttttgtttgtttgttttttttaagggttCCTGACTATGCCCCTCTTGACGGGGCGTGAGCAACAGAATCGCGCTCTGGGTTCCCTCGCTAAGCGTGAAAGAACCAAACAACCACAAAATTTGAGTGCATCGATTCTTCTGTTAGGAGAACAAGAAACAAGGCTGCGGCTTCTCTTGACTAGGCTATGGAAAGTACGAGATTTATTatgtttctctgtctgtttgtttatcgTGTGTCCTTTGTCCTgtgccgagagagagagaggggggggtagGGGGGTGTTAAGGTGGGGGTATTTCTCGGTTTGgattttctctgctgtttcccCACCatacttttcttttcttagttAATTTTGTCCTGGAATATATACAGGTTGTTGGTGGCAGCCACCGCTATGACGTTCTCCTTCGGGTGCCAGGCGGTGTGGAGGATCTTCTTGTTGAAGTCCAGGCTGTCCACGCTGATCTCGTCCTTCTTCCTCTTGCCTCCGGTGCAAACCTTGCGCGGTTTGAGCGTGGCGCGCGGTTTGCTGTTCTCCCGGGACGCCTCCAGTGTGATGTCTCGGCGCGTGTTCCGGTCAAACATCCTGAAGAAGTTGTTGTAGGAGCCGGTCATAATGGCACTGTAGAAGGTAAAGGACAATAAGAGAAGAGCCCTGTGACAACCTATACAAATAAAGCTGAATTGAAAGCTAATATAATGGTGCTTCTATGACACCAGTTATAAAggaccatttgtagcacctttatgtaAGCAGGTTTAGCTACTATGTCTCTTATGATAAGAAGACGTTAAATCTCGTACCTGTCCGATCCGTTCCAGCAGCACTCGAACTTGTCAAAAATGCAGTCGTTCTCATACAGCGAGCACAGCTTGCTACGTAGGTATTCATGTACCTACAAACACAATGTCAGGAACTTAGTAAGCAACCGCCACAGATCATCTCGCACGCCTCACAACCTGAAACTTGGAACTAACTGGAATGTTAGCCTCTGTGTTTTTGTACAGGACGTTCTGCAGGTTGAAGATACTTCTGTATACACCAATCGCCCagatcaccaccaccactgacaggtgaagtgatcTACCGTGGCATCTGTcagggggtggatatattaggcagcaggagGATTCCAAGAAAGTACAGGCTCAGGGGGCACAGGCTAAGGGGCATCTAAGACTCATTAGGCTCATGCAGGGCCCATCTCataacttacaggatctgctgctaacgttagtcttgttGGCAGATACCTCAGGACACCTCCAGAGGTCTTGGGGAGTCCCCATGCTTCGAACGGAGAAGATTTGTTGCTGCGGCACAagggtggtgttaatgttatggctgattattttgcctgcctgatgttctggagatattCCTATCCAGTCATCTGGCCATCCCAGTTTAGTGTTGCTGTTCACGTGCTATTATGTAGacgtgtggttggtgtggcgcaacagataacacctctacctgccagtgagcaattacaccatgtgggagactggggttcgattcccagtctgggttactatgctgtgctacaccaataagagtccttgggtaaaactcctaacactacattggcccacctatgctaaatgctgtaaatgtaaataaataaataaataaaaatcccaCCTCTTGATAGTGACACTGGATCCAGatgatcagtgttattcacttcacctgttagcggttttaatgttttggctgataggTGTATAACCTTACTTGTGAAATGTCCAACTTGGGCAACAAATACCAACAAATTGGCCTTAAATCCACCCTGTCCAGGAATCCGCTGATCCTAGTATGCTGCCATGTTCAGGATGTGTTTGGTGTTGTTGCACGTTTGCCGTTCAGTACCTGGTAGGTCTCTACAGGCCGGTTCTCCATGTTGAGGTCCCACACCTTCACGGAAAGGTAGTCTCGGGTCATCATGTATCTGCCACTGTGGCTGAACTTGACGTCAGATATGGAGGAGATGATTTCTGAGAAGAACGACCTGCTGCTCGGATCTTCGGGTTCTTCGAAAACTTTGGTGGGTGGACAGGAACAGACAAGTtttcaaattaaaaaataataataattttgaaatAATTAAGTCTAATTTTCAGGGATTTGTGCTAATATCAACAGTTAGAGAGTCACCTGCATAGACGAACCACTGAAATTACATTTAACTCTGTCCCAATGTTCTCaacgcaaaaaaaaaagtttaagttttattaattaataaaggttttatttattaatatacacacacatacattcaaaaaaaacatatcattattattaatatatagatttttatcTTTAACAAAAACACGTGACCTGCACTCAGTGACATCACTCCCTCTGGCAGGAAGCATGGAGAAGGTAGTATGATGCATCAAACCTCTctaattttttttgtaaattaattATTAGTCAAAACGTTTAGTAACAGACAAACTGTGGAAAAAGTCCACTTTGCTCATGGTTTAAATGGCTTaaacagtgtaataacagtaaatCAATGAGTCAATTCTTTCCATCCTTAAAATGTACCCACACTTCAATAGTGCACCCTGCATGTCTGTGGATGACCTTGCATCACACTGTAATATCAGGTTAATTATAGTgcaaagaagcagtgtgttttcTACATCAATGGAAAAATGTGACCTGTGTGCATTTCTGCTGCTTGAgactgaggggggaaaaaaaggacacCATTTGTGTTTTCTTGACCCACAGCGAACAAACCAGATTAATTGCATAATCCAGTGATTACGCAACAGAGACTTGCTGacattaaacagaaaacaaacagtctCCTCACTTCAGAACTACACTGAAGCAGCCAGAGCTCACGGCCTCATGTGATCAAGAGAGCTGGGTTCTGGTGTTgagatccaaaaaaaaaaaaaaaaaaaaaaaaaaaaaaagagcagaccATCACAGGATGACGAGCCTCTTTTCCCTTTTAAACGTCCTTAAGGACTCTGGATGGAAAGTTTAGGGTCTCTGTTCCAAAAATATACTGAACCCACTTCAAAAATGGGCACAGCGTTTTGTCCCACTAAACACTGCAAAAATAACATAGCATAGCCGACCGTGAGCATGTTAGCGGCGCTGCATTGAAAGAAACCATCAACGTGGTCATACTGCGTTCTGTTAcatatgtgagagagagagagagagagagagagcacaagtgaGAAGTAAGGGAGAGCATGCAATTGCAGaagagcgagagcaagaaaTCAAAAGTCTAAGAATGAAGGAAATGAGAGcgctaaagagagagacatgcGAGAGCAAAAGAGTAAGAGCTCACAAGAATGTGTGGGAAAAGGcaagtgagaaaaagagagcgcaGGTGCAGAAGAGCGAGAGcgtcaaaaaagaaagtgtaaatataaaaaaataattaaataaataaaagagcttGAGAGCATGCGagaaagcaggagagagagagagggggaaaaaagtgcAGGAGTGCGAAAGCTCGTGGGTGAGGGcaaaagagaatgaaagagcaaaaaaaagaagagagtaAGAGCGGACAAGAGTGCGAGAGAGCAGcgtgactgcaagtgtgtaagagaaagaaaaagtgggAGCGCACAGAAGTGAGAATGTGTGAGCGCAAGAAAGCTCGATCACAAGAGAGTGTAAGAGCGTGTGTAAGAGAAAGAAAGCGCGAGTGCGCAAGTgagcttttattaaaaaaaacattttaaaacagtgCAGAAGAGGGAAAACAAGAACGAGCAAGAGTGCGATAGCATGTGCGAGAGCAAGTGTGAGTAAAAAGAGTGAGAAAGCATGTGTGCGCGAGAGCAACAATGTCACATGAGTGCATGTTTGGTCTACTCACATTTGCTATGTCTATCGCAGAGGGCTGCCGCCCGCATGTCGCAGAGACGGATGGTGCCCTTGCTGCTGCTGTACACAAACACGTTGCACTGGTGAGGGTGGCACTCTGCAGCCGTGATCACCTCCGTCAGCTCCTCCATGTTGGCAGGCTTTATATCTACAATGTCTGGAGGAGGGAAGCAGTGAAGGAAAGCAACACCAACCAAGGGCCAAAAACGGTCACAacaaccaaccaatcaatcaatcaataaatgaatgaataaatatatagttGTGCACAGGCTTTATGCATTAATAAAAGATCAAAGATTTATTAATTGACAACTCTGGCTCTAAAGATCAGAGCTAATTAACAGATTTGCATTATTCAGCTCCTCACAGCAAAAATCATAGCATTTTGAAGAGGAGGGATTTTTGAATGATGCCGACCCCAGACATGCACAAGCTAAGctagtggttctcaaactggtcctcaGGGACCCCAGACcgtccacatttttgctctatCCCCATGTGTTGGGAGCTGAACTGGAGACCTCAATAGAAaaggggggggaaaaaaaggttcCCAGCAGTTTCAGTTTTAATGAAAGTGTAGTGGAGGTTTCAGAGACCGGCTATAGACCTCGCTTCAGAACATAAGGGATAAAGAACTCCTCATAAACCAAAGTGTTTCACAACCAAACGAGCAAACGCGACATTCACAGGTTCGTTGTGGGTGGACAGACTTGGGACTTGAAAAAGGATACTAAAACTTCTATCTGTGATTTCTAAGTGCCATAGGTTTATTCTTAGGTCATCTGCAGAAAGGTATGTTTCATGATCGCTATTTACTGAAATGGAGTTGATGTGATACGTGTGCGCATTTGCAAATATCCTGCGTGGGCTAGCTTCCACCATCAGGTCCATCGGCATCACCACAGGCACCTGTGGACGACAGACAGCGGCAAACACTCAAACGTTAGGCTTTTATGGCAATGAAGACATTTCGATTTCAGCTGAGGACCAGTCACGATAATTACGTTTACTTAATGACTTCTCGTAAAACAAAGACAGGACCTCATTTTCCCTGAGCTCAATATTGCCCTCTGtgtttacacccccccccccccccccccccccccatatgtgcaattaagggtcaatttgcaattacctgtaaataatattgtttttatttatttttatttatttttttacttctattatttatattgaatatatattggtcatttatctacgtttttgcatatgagtgtcttgctatccctttgctgctgtgacactgaatttccccactgtatgactaataaaggactcttATCTCCCTGTTGGAGGAGAAGCCTGAACATTTAAATCtagaattaaaatatttaatttattacttatttaaatattctgcaaaatgaagaaaaaaattcAAAAATCAATATCgtcaattatttttatttaaactctTTCCCACTGTATGTGTTTATatactgtccccttaaaaacatactactgcATGTGACTCATCCCACCATCCAGTCTGCAGACATGGAAGCAACAATGGAGGCAACATGGAGGAGCCCCTTAAATGCTAAGCCAACATCCTATATAATCAttcattaatcataattaagGTACAATGTTTATTAATCGTGATATTGATATCTTTACTACTAAATTTCTGTATCAGAGGCAAACAAAGACAATATCGTTCATAGTAATTCTTTTTAGAACAAAATGTGTCCAAAATAAGAGCTAGCATGACCGGCCTAGATGAAACAACGGCTACATCAAACGCGTTAATGTGGCTAATGCTGAATTAAAAAGGCAGAGGACACTGGAGTTTCCATCGtgttgagagaaaatatggccctttctaacattactttcatgtggtttcaacttgttatcaaatggttatcttaatcctttgtctcaccttttgttacccttcgtctgccggcctaaagtggtcactctctctctttgtataccatcaacccccctcaacttcacccacctcctacccctctttaaagtgataactatcaccccctattgttgatactccaagtgacctatccttcatccccctcctacccctccttaaactcctcatcaacctttctcctcccacaatttccaatgtatataaggccctctcaaaatacccctaatcacactgggttgaccgtgaccgatcgagttgtacatctctgtgtgtatcaataaactcatcaaaactgaagatccagtctcctgactcctgaatctgtctcctggacgccggatttctaacagtgTTCATGGTTGATGGTAGACGGTGGGGTAGAAAAGCCTAGACGACAGCTGCCATCTGGCTCACCTCTGGCTGAGAACTcctacattttaaacattacgTAACTTCCCCACACAATACTTGAAGGTATATGCTTGAACCAAAAGGCCAGAAGGCGGTTCATCATTTAACGTCAGCGGTCCGCGCTGCCCATTGTCTTCTGGCAAGAATTCTTTCTACGCTTCCACACAAACAGAGACAGGAGACAGGAAACCGAGTCCGAAGGGAGCGTGGTGACGCGAGTGGGACGGATGAACTTGCCCTTAGTGTTGTGATTCTAAACGGATCTCTCAGACGTCCGTCTTCATCTTTCAGGTTGTAGCCCTCCGCTCGTTTGTCCCTTTCGCTGATCTTCCACAGCTTTATGGTTTTATCTTTTTCAGAGGAAAAACAACAGGGTAAGAATTACAGGCCAGAACTGTCAGGTCTCCTTAGAGTACAGGAAAAGAGACAGACAATGATCAGCTAAGGGTGAGACATCGGTGCTGATACTGGCACCTACAGCCAGTGTGTGCAGCATCCGTACCcgcaatagagagcaccgataccatgaagcttacggACGCCCTacatttattcttatttttatttattaatcattataaACTTTATTATGAAGCCAAAcctttaaacaaccagtaacaGCCAGTCATAaacagttattaccattaaacagacgtTTAATGGAACTTTTAGCACTTTGTGTctccatgtggtgttttttgggTCTGAAACCAAtagttgagtttcagcagcttgtttttaaaggaaacactgaagtttaggagctttttacacagagacgtgAACCTGAAGGGTGAAATTGCTGCAGAAGTACTCTGTTTCTAAACTGgtgttttttcactgctctaaAATGTCAATTTTAAGCACtaattaaaaagctgtttggtgaagcttagcaagattaCGTTTCCCGAGCTGCACgagtttctgcattgtggccatTTGTATTTTTTCAGCTCTGACACTTTATAAATGTGCCGTTTCTCAACCAGTAAACACTAAACatttcaagcttattagatcttatGTGGGATCAGATATAAAAAGTACAACCCTTAAAAAGTGGAGCTCTATACAGATCAGGCTTTACAGCCGTTTATACTCCAGTGTTAAAGTCAGAGCTGGTCTCTGTATCGGTTCTCTGTATCGGCAGAGACTTGAAATtctggtatcggtgcatccctattcACAGCACTGAGAAGACCATCAACAGCTGATGAACTGTCTTCAGCTTCAGAAACTTAAGGAAAGTAAGACCTCTTACCGTTCGTGGAGAGCAGGAAGTGAGCAGCGTTCTGTTGGGGCAGCCATctgattttattgattttctccTCAATTTCTAAACTTTTCAAATAATCGAATTCCGGTTCATGACTCTGGAAAGTGCTGTACACGTTGTACTCTCCTCTAGAGAGTTGGCGATTTTTACTCTAAAAGGGGGTAAAAGACATTGGGGTTACTTTTAAAAAGGGAGCCTTGAAAGAACAGCAAGGTGCCTTCACACCTACCACCAGAAAAGCAAGTGTGAAGGTACAAAATTTGGTGAGACCAGAAGAGGTGGTCTCGGTCCGCACCAACTGAACCATGGTGTAACACACTTTTTAGATGGTTCGgaccaattacaggaagttgaggcaGCCGTTAAacaatagaagaaaaaaaagagcctTTGTTCTGCTGAAATCCCCCCCAACCAGGGGGGCTTTTCATTTGAAACACTGTTCCAAACCTTTGTTTCTTACAAAGAAACAgattgtcaaaataaaagtcactaatacaaattaaTAGACTGTCCAATTAAGTCACTTATACAGACCATATCAAAAGTCATTAACACAATGTCAAAAGTTTAATACAAACCAACAGGCTGAGTCAAAATAAAATTCACCAATACAAACGAACGAACAGGCAGCATCAAAATGAGTCACTAATAATAAAACTGACCCTGCCAAAATAAGTCATTAATATAAAGGAagtctgtcaaaataaaagtcaccaatACAAACAGATTGTTTatattaaacttttattttgacaaacaGGCCACGCCAAAACAAGTCGCCAATACAAACTAGCAgattgtcaaaataaaagtttaatataaacaaacagGCCAGGTCAAAAAAAAGTCaccaatacaaacaaacagactaaaaataattatatattaaacaaaCAGGCCGTATAAAAATATGTCTCCAATAGAAACGGTGTCAAAATAAGTCCCTAATTCAAACTAATCAGtaaca includes:
- the ppp2r2d gene encoding serine/threonine-protein phosphatase 2A 55 kDa regulatory subunit B delta isoform isoform X1 gives rise to the protein MHARMHARTHAQTHTITVYNHSALKCDSSISLFAPPTAGVGGGNDFQWCFSQVKGAIDEDVAEADIISTVEFNYSGELLATGDKGGRVVIFQREQESKNRQLSRGEYNVYSTFQSHEPEFDYLKSLEIEEKINKIRWLPQQNAAHFLLSTNDKTIKLWKISERDKRAEGYNLKDEDGRLRDPFRITTLRVPVVMPMDLMVEASPRRIFANAHTYHINSISVNSDHETYLSADDLRINLWHLEITDRSFNIVDIKPANMEELTEVITAAECHPHQCNVFVYSSSKGTIRLCDMRAAALCDRHSKFFEEPEDPSSRSFFSEIISSISDVKFSHSGRYMMTRDYLSVKVWDLNMENRPVETYQVHEYLRSKLCSLYENDCIFDKFECCWNGSDSAIMTGSYNNFFRMFDRNTRRDITLEASRENSKPRATLKPRKVCTGGKRKKDEISVDSLDFNKKILHTAWHPKENVIAVAATNNLYIFQDKIN
- the ppp2r2d gene encoding serine/threonine-protein phosphatase 2A 55 kDa regulatory subunit B delta isoform isoform X2, which translates into the protein MAGVGGGNDFQWCFSQVKGAIDEDVAEADIISTVEFNYSGELLATGDKGGRVVIFQREQESKNRQLSRGEYNVYSTFQSHEPEFDYLKSLEIEEKINKIRWLPQQNAAHFLLSTNDKTIKLWKISERDKRAEGYNLKDEDGRLRDPFRITTLRVPVVMPMDLMVEASPRRIFANAHTYHINSISVNSDHETYLSADDLRINLWHLEITDRSFNIVDIKPANMEELTEVITAAECHPHQCNVFVYSSSKGTIRLCDMRAAALCDRHSKFFEEPEDPSSRSFFSEIISSISDVKFSHSGRYMMTRDYLSVKVWDLNMENRPVETYQVHEYLRSKLCSLYENDCIFDKFECCWNGSDSAIMTGSYNNFFRMFDRNTRRDITLEASRENSKPRATLKPRKVCTGGKRKKDEISVDSLDFNKKILHTAWHPKENVIAVAATNNLYIFQDKIN